In the Ciconia boyciana chromosome 23, ASM3463844v1, whole genome shotgun sequence genome, one interval contains:
- the LOC140643308 gene encoding potassium voltage-gated channel subfamily A member 3-like yields the protein MDERRSLLYSPAASSAGRQPRGGSTSSHHNLGYTEQLPPAAARPEPGQEEEEGEEGEEGSMTVVGGGGDPLLEEPQHPHPLLGGDRYDHPPTPAAVPASQPAGGGEHECCERVVINISGLRFETQLKTLAQFPETLLGDPRKRMRYFDPLRNEYFFDRNRPSFDAILYYYQSGGRIRRPVNVPIDIFSEEIRFYQLGEEAMEKFREDEGFIREEQRPLPDKEFQRQVWLLFEYPESSGPARGIAIVSVLVILISIVIFCLETLPEFRDDHDYEGTGGTFGTGGGPLPPDVFTNSSSSAASMVSSFTDPFFVVETLCIIWFSFELLVRFFACPSKATFSKNIMNIIDIVAIIPYFITLGTELAERQGNGQQAMSLAILRVIRLVRVFRIFKLSRHSKGLQILGQTLKASMRELGLLIFFLFIGVILFSSAVYFAEADDPSSGFSSIPDAFWWAVVTMTTVGYGDMHPITIGGKIVGSLCAIAGVLTIALPVPVIVSNFNYFYHRETEGEEQAQYMHVGSCQHLSSSEEMRKARSNSTLSKSEYMVIEEGGINHSAFKQAAFKTGNCTTTNNPNCVNIKKIFTDV from the coding sequence ATGGACGAGCGCCGGAGCTTGCTCTACTCTCCGGCTGCCTCCTCCGCCGGCCGGCAGCCGCGGGGCGGCTCGACCAGCAGCCACCACAACCTGGGCTACACCGAGCagctgccccccgccgccgcccggccggaGCCcgggcaagaggaggaggagggcgaggaaggggaggaaggcagcatgACCGTGGTGGGGGGCGGCGGAGACCCTTTGCTGGAAGAGCCGCAGCATCCTCACCCTTTGCTCGGGGGAGACCGCTACGATCACCCCCCGACCCCGGCCGCCGTCCCCGCCAGCCAGCCCGCGGGCGGTGGGGAGCACGAGTGCTGCGAGCGAGTGGTGATCAACATCTCGGGGCTGCGGTTCGAGACCCAGCTGAAGACCCTGGCACAGTTCCCCGAGACGCTGCTGGGGGACCCGCGCAAGAGGATGCGCTACTTCGACCCCCTCCGCAACGAGTATTTTTTCGACCGTAACCGTCCCAGCTTCGACGCCATCCTCTACTACTACCAGTCGGGTGGGCGCATCCGCCGACCCGTCAATGTCCCCATCGATATCTTCTCCGAGGAGATCCGCTTCTACCAGCTGGGGGAGGAGGCCATGGAGAAGTTTCGGGAGGATGAGGGTTTCATTCGGGAGGAGCAGCGGCCGCTTCCCGACAAGGAGTTTCAGCGCCAAGTGTGGCTCCTCTTCGAGTACCCTGAGAGCTCTGGGCCGGCCCGAGGCATTGCCATAGTCTCTGTCCTGGTCATCCTTATCTCTATTGTCATCTTCTGTCTGGAGACCCTGCCTGAATTCAGGGATGACCACGACTATGAAGGAACCGGGGGGACCTTTGGGACAGGTGGTGGCCCTCTCCCACCTGATGTCTTCACCAACTCCTCGTCCTCGGCCGCTTCCATGGTGTCATCCTTCACCGACCCTTTCTTTGTAGTGGAGACTTTGTGCATCATCTGGTTTTCCTTCGAGCTGCTGGTCCGCTTTTTTGCCTGTCCCAGCAAGGCCACCTTCTCCAAGAACATCATGAACATCATTGACATTGTGGCCATCATTCCCTACTTCATCACGCTGGGCACCGAGCTGGCTGAGAGGCAAGGCAACGGCCAGCAAGCCATGTCCTTGGCCATCCTCAGAGTCATCCGGCTGGTCAGGGTCTTCCGCATCTTCAAGCTCTCCCGGCACTCCAAGGGGCTGCAGATCCTGGGGCAGACCCTCAAGGCCAGCATGCGGGAGCTGGGCTTGctcatcttcttcctcttcatcgGCGTCATCCTCTTCTCCAGTGCCGTCTACTTCGCAGAGGCCGATGATCCCAGTTCAGGTTTCAGTAGCATCCCCGATGCCTTCTGGTGGGCGGTGGTGACCATGACCACAGTGGGCTATGGGGACATGCACCCCATCACCATTGGGGGCAAGATTGTGGGCTCCCTCTGTGCCATCGCAGGGGTGCTAACCATCGCTCTCCCCGTGCCCGTGATAGTCTCCAATTTCAACTATTTCTACCACCGGGAGACAGAAGGTGAGGAGCAAGCCCAATACATGCACGTCGGGAGCTGCCAGCACCTCTCGTCCAGCGAGGAGATGAGGAAGGCTCGCAGCAATtccaccctcagcaagtctgagTACATGGTGATCGAGGAAGGAGGAATCAACCACAGTGCATTCAAACAGGCTGCCTTTAAGACAGGCAACTGCACAACCACAAACAATCCCAACTGTGTGAACATCAAAAAGATCTttacagatgtttaa